CGCATCTCGACCAGCGAGGCCGGCAGGAAGCCACGGAGGCCGATGTCGAGGATGAGACCACCCTTGACGACCTCGATGACGGTACCGGTGACGATGCCGTCCTCTTCCTTGATCTTCTCGATCGTGCCCCAGGCGCGCTCGTACTGAGCACGCTTCTTGGACAGGATGAGACGACCCTCCTTGTCCTCCTTCTGGAGAACCAGGGCCTCGATGCTGTCACCGACCTTGACCACGTCGTGCGGGTCGACGTCGTGCTTGATGGACAGCTCGCGGGACGGGATGACGCCCTCGGTCTTGTAACCGATGTCGAGGAGAACCTCGTCACGGTCGACCTTGACGATGATGCCGTCGACGATGTCGCCATCGTTGAAGTACTTGATGGTCTCGTCGATCGCCGCGAGGAACGCCTCTGCGTCGCCGATGTCGTTGACCGCCACCTGCGGGGTGGTGCGGGCCTCGATGCTGCTGGTCGTCATTAGGAAAAGGGCTCCGGTACGGACATGAAGTCGTAGGTACTACTACGCCGGGGACCCGTGATCGCTCCACCAAGGACCAGACAGGCCTCATCCGGTGTATCGCCGCTTTCCGGATCAGCTCTGGAAAGTCGATACCCCGGGTAAATGTCTGTGGGGTCTTCAACAGATGCGAGCGCGACCTGCTCCGTCCGAGGCGCGCAGGCCCGCAGCGCAACTTGTAGCATACGGGGACAGCCATGCACGGTCAATGCCTGATGCCGCAGTGCGGGAGAGCCCCCTACCAACCGCAACCAACCGGTTCAAACGGGACAAGACGCCACACGGCCGACATGCAGAAACCGACCTCAACGGCCGCCTCCGACGCTACTCAGCCAAGGTTACGCTACCCGCGAGATGAACGAGCACACCACGGCCCCCGAGCCCATCGACGACACCGCCGACGACGACGCCGACGCGGTCCGCCGCGACGCCGGCACCACCGAGAGCAGCCACGCCAACCGCCACTGGTGGGACCGCAACGCCGACGAGTACCAGGACGAACACGGCCCCTTCCTCGGCGACACCCGCTTCACCTGGTGCCCCGAAGGACTCGACGAGGCCGACGCCGGGCTCCTCGGCGATCCCGCCCGGTTGCGCGGCCGACGCATCCTGGAGATCGGCGCCGGCGCCGCCCAGTGCTCCCGCTGGCTCGCCGAGCAGGGCGCCCTCCCGGTCGCCCTCGACCTCTCCCACCGGCAGCTCCAGCACAGCCTCCGGATCGACCAGGACCTCGACCGCACCCCGGTCCCCCTGGTCCAGGCCGACGCCACCGTCCTGCCCTTCGCCGACGGCAGCTTCGACGACGCCTGCTCCGCCTACGGAGCCGTGCCCTTCGCCGCCGACACCGCACGGCTGATGCGCGAGGTCCACCGGGTCCTCCGGCCCGGCGGACGCTGGGTCTTCTCGGTCACCCACCCGATCCGCTGGGCCTTCCCCGACGAACCCGGACCCGAGGGACTCACCGCGCTCTCCTCCTACTTCGACCGCACCCCCTACGTCGAGGAGGACGAGCAGGGCCGTGCCGTCTACGTGGAGCACCACCGCACCCTCGGCGACCGGATCCGCGAACTCGACGCCGCCGGCTTCCGGCTGACCGACCTCGTCGAACCCGAGTGGCCCGAGGGGCTCACCCAGGAATGGGGCGGCTGGAGCCCGCTGCGCGGGCGCCACCTACCCGGTACCGCGATCTTCGTCGCCGTCCGCGACTGACCCCACTGCACGGCGGCCCCGCCGCACAGCAGCCCCGCCGCACGGCGGCCCCTTCGGCGGGCCGCCGCAGCCGTCGGCGCCCGGCGGGTCAGTGCGCGGCGACCTCCCAGTTCAGGCCCACACCCACCGAGACGTCCAGCGGCGCCCGCAGCGGATACGCCCCCGCCATCTCCCGGCGGACCAGCTCCTCCACCCGCTCGCGCTCACCCGGCGCGACCTCCAGCACCACTTCGTCATGGACCTGGAGCAGCATCCGCGACTCCAGCCCCTCGGCCGTCAGCGCCCCGTCCACCCGCAGCATCGCGATCTTCACGATGTCCGCCGCCGAACCCTGGATCGGCGCGTTCAGCGCCATCCGCTCCGCCATCTCCCGACGCTGCCGGTTGTCACTGGTCAGGTCCGGCAGATAACGGCGCCGACCCAGCACCGTCTCCGTGTAGCCGGTCACCCGGGCCTCGTCCACCACCCGGCGCAGGTAGTCCCGCACCCCGCCGAACCGCTCGAAGTAGGTGTCCATCAGCCGGCGGGCCTCGCCCGCCTCGATGCCCAGCTGCCCCGACAGGCCGAACGCCGACAACCCGTACGCCAGGCCGTACGACATCGCCTTGATCTTGCGGCGCATCTCCGCGTCGACCTCGCCCGGCGTCACCCCGAAGACCTGCGAACCGACCGTCGTGTGCAGGTCCTC
The Streptacidiphilus albus JL83 genome window above contains:
- a CDS encoding class I SAM-dependent methyltransferase, which produces MNEHTTAPEPIDDTADDDADAVRRDAGTTESSHANRHWWDRNADEYQDEHGPFLGDTRFTWCPEGLDEADAGLLGDPARLRGRRILEIGAGAAQCSRWLAEQGALPVALDLSHRQLQHSLRIDQDLDRTPVPLVQADATVLPFADGSFDDACSAYGAVPFAADTARLMREVHRVLRPGGRWVFSVTHPIRWAFPDEPGPEGLTALSSYFDRTPYVEEDEQGRAVYVEHHRTLGDRIRELDAAGFRLTDLVEPEWPEGLTQEWGGWSPLRGRHLPGTAIFVAVRD